From Desmodus rotundus isolate HL8 chromosome 12, HLdesRot8A.1, whole genome shotgun sequence, one genomic window encodes:
- the ZNF697 gene encoding zinc finger protein 697 has product MEQENKQGMCEALDSEDTGMGSDFENSEDREGDPEETEMSSHAQDADKRSGHPEQEMGPNPQDEAPREDSEERELVSDICTEGLLSEEEGVALPKEENDQSGAAEVAVFPGLSVSESISRSPRNEEESAFENRLEEEEQQPPPPVLPWRRHLSLGSRHRGDKPAHRRFRRLHHPMAMDLGELDSLMASIMDAPTICPDCGESFSPGAAFLQHQRIHRLAEAAAAASLEPFGLAGECGAVVGVAGSFGAGPALARPPREKPFRCGECGKGFSRNTYLTNHLRLHTGERPNLCADCGKSFSWRADLLKHRRLHTGEKPYPCPECGEAFSLSSHLLSHRRAHAAASGAGPAALRPFACGECGKGFVRRSHLANHQRIHTGEKPHGCGECGKRFSWRSDLVKHQRVHTGEKPYMCSECGETFSVSSHLFTHKRTHSGERPYVCRECGKGFGRNSHLVNHLRVHTGEKPFRCGQCEKRFSDFSTLTQHQRTHTGEKPYTCIECGKSFIQSSHLIRHRRIHTGNKPHKCAGCGKGFRYKTHLAQHQKLHLC; this is encoded by the exons AtggaacaagaaaacaaacagggTATGTGTGAAGCCCTGGACTCAGAAGACACAGGGATGGGCTCCGATTTTGAGAACTCCGAGGACAGGGAAGGGGACCCAGAAGAGACAGAAATGAGTTCTCATGCACAGGATGCGGACAAGAGAAGCGGCCACCCAGAGCAGGAAATGGGCCCCAACCCACAGGATGAAGCTCCAAGAGAGGACTCCGAGGAGCGGGAGCTCGTGTCTGACATCTGcacag AGGGGCTGCTGAGTGAGGAAGAAGGGGTTGCTCTCCCTAAGGAAGAGAATGACCAGTCTGGTGCAGCTGAGGTGGCCGTGTTCCCAGGACTGTCTGTGTCCGAGAGCATATCCCGGAGTCCCCGAAACGAGGAGGAGAGCGCCTTCGAGAATcggctggaggaggaagagcagcagcCACCCCCGCCAGTGCTTCCCTGGAGGCGGCACCTCTCCCTGGGGAGTCGGCACCGAGGCGACAAGCCAGCCCACCGTCGCTTTCGCCGCCTGCACCACCCCATGGCAATGGACCTCGGGGAGCTGGACAGCCTGATGGCCAGCATCATGGATGCGCCCACCATCTGCCCCGACTGTGGGGAGAGCTTCAGCCCGGGTGCCGCCTTCCTGCAGCACCAGCGGATCCACCGCCTAGCAGAGGCGGCCGCAGCAGCCAGCTTGGAACCCTTCGGCCTGGCCGGCGAGTGTGGCGCGGTGGTGGGCGTGGCCGGGAGCTTCGGGGCGGGGCCTGCGCTGGCCCGGCCCCCGCGTGAGAAGCCTTTCCGCTGCGGAGAGTGCGGGAAGGGCTTCAGCCGCAACACCTACCTGACCAACCACTTGCGCCTGCACACCGGGGAGCGGCCCAACCTGTGTGCCGACTGTGGCAAGAGCTTCAGTTGGCGTGCGGACCTGCTCAAGCACCGGCGGCTGCACACCGGCGAGAAGCCCTACCCGTGCCCTGAGTGCGGCGAGGCCTTCAGCCTCAGTTCGCACCTGTTGAGCCACCGGCGCGCGCACGCGGCGGCCAGCGGTGCGGGACCCGCTGCGCTGCGGCCGTTCGCCTGCGGCGAGTGCGGCAAGGGCTTCGTCCGCCGCTCGCACCTGGCTAACCACCAGCGCATCCACACCGGCGAGAAGCCGCATGGCTGCGGCGAGTGTGGCAAGCGCTTTAGCTGGCGCTCGGACCTGGTGAAGCACCAGCGCGTGCACACGGGCGAGAAGCCCTACATGTGCTCTGAGTGCGGCGAGACCTTCAGCGTCAGCTCGCACCTCTTCACGCACAAGCGCACGCACTCGGGCGAGCGGCCCTACGTGTGCCGGGAGTGCGGCAAGGGCTTCGGCCGCAACTCGCACCTGGTCAACCACCTGCGTGTGCACACTGGCGAGAAGCCCTTTCGCTGCGGGCAGTGCGAGAAGCGCTTCAGCGACTTCTCCACGCTCACGCAGCACCAGCGCACGCACACGGGCGAGAAACCCTACACGTGCATCGAGTGTGGCAAGAGCTTCATCCAGAGCTCACACCTGATTCGCCACCGCCGCATCCACACTGGCAACAAGCCGCACAAGTGCGCGGGCTGTGGCAAGGGCTTCCGCTACAAAACGCACCTCGCGCAGCACCAGAAGCTGCACCTGTGctag